One Ricinus communis isolate WT05 ecotype wild-type chromosome 2, ASM1957865v1, whole genome shotgun sequence DNA segment encodes these proteins:
- the LOC8275767 gene encoding transcription factor bHLH110 isoform X3, whose product MESANLHHHHQHQLQGQLVRSSSLSAPSNYGAPSPHAWTQNITLSTGNLNNNEVAINPRQKTGTTSISSPLNNPMIQDLGFHWNVNSNNAAAVSLTNHQTSHDHDLQLGKIKEEDELSDSFTKFTEMINSTSAASNTDQDSHLSSTSYIKDEQKYMTDLSEKLLLKTISSGFPINGHPQFSPSLICSSFGSPIPSRGNFSQIYPSINISNLNRSTSPSISGSFDMNLQALDLLTSTRFGGSFGQPSHDNLGIYKDNISYDFDRMQNHMPSCSHSKISSIKTKETTEAKRPGSSLMEPKATLQAAPKKSRLETRASCPPFKVRKEKLGDRIAALQQLVAPFGKTDTASVLMEAIGYIKFLQNQVETLSVPYMKSSRNKSSRNSQSGPTVEEGNFEPKKDLRSRGLCLVPLSCMSYVTGDGGGSSGNIWPPPSFGGGT is encoded by the exons ATGGAGTCTGCTAATCTCCATCACCACCACCAGCATCAGCTTCAAGGCCAGCTTGTTAGGTCTTCTTCTTTATCTGCCCCATCTAACTATGGAGCTCCAAGCCCCCATGCCTGGACCCAAAACATCACTTT AAGTACTGGAAATCTCAACAATAATGAAGTTGCCATAAACCCAAGGCAGAAGACTGGAACTACTTCTATCTCTTCTCCTCTCAACAATCCCATGATACAAGACTTGGGTTTCCACTGGAATGTTAATAGCAATAATGCAGCAGCAGTAAGCCTCACAAACCACCAGACTTCTCATGATCATGACCTACAACTTGGCaaaatcaaagaagaagatgaacttTCAGATTCTTTCACCAAATTTACTGAAATGATAAACAGTACTTCTGCTGCTTCAAACACTGATCAAGATTCGCATCTATCATCCACAAGTTACATTAAAGATGAGCAAAAATATATGACTGACCTTAGCGAAAAGCTCTTGCTCAAGACTATCTCTTCTGGCTTTCCTATCAATGGGCATCCTCAGTTTTCTCCCTCACTAATTTGTTCTAGTTTTGGAAGTCCCATTCCCAGCAGAGGAAACTTTAGCCAGATATACCCCAGTATAAACATTTCAAACTTGAACCGGTCAACGTCGCCATCAATCTCAGGTTCTTTTGACATGAATTTGCAGGCTCTGGATCTCTTAACTTCTACAAGATTTGGTGGGAGCTTTGGGCAGCCTTCTCATGATAATCTTGGCATATATAAAGATAACATTTCTTATGATTTTGACCGTATGCAGAATCATATGCCATCATGTAGCCATAGTAAA ATATCTTCCATCAAAACCAAAGAAACAACGGAGGCAAAGAGGCCCGGCAGTAGCTTGATGGAGCCGAAGGCAACATTACAAGCTGCACCCAAGAAATCGCGATTGGAAACACGCGCTTCCTGTCCTCCCTTTAAG GTTAGGAAAGAGAAATTAGGAGATAGAATTGCAGCTCTGCAGCAATTGGTTGCACCATTTGGCAAG ACAGACACAGCATCCGTACTAATGGAGGCTATTGGATACATCAAATTCCTTCAAAACCAGGTCGAG ACACTAAGCGTGCCTTATATGAAGTCATCCCGCAACAAGAGCAGTAGGAATTCTCAATCa GGTCCAACCGTGGAGGAAGGGAATTTTGAGCCAAAGAAAGATTTAAGAAGTCGAGGGCTCTGTCTCGTTCCATTGTCTTGCATGTCTTACGTAACTGGCGACGGCGGTGGCAGTAGTGGAAACATCTGGCCGCCGCCTAGTTTTGGCGGAGGAACATAG
- the LOC8275767 gene encoding transcription factor bHLH110 isoform X1: MESANLHHHHQHQLQGQLVRSSSLSAPSNYGAPSPHAWTQNITLSTGNLNNNEVAINPRQKTGTTSISSPLNNPMIQDLGFHWNVNSNNAAAVSLTNHQTSHDHDLQLGKIKEEDELSDSFTKFTEMINSTSAASNTDQDSHLSSTSYIKDEQKYMTDLSEKLLLKTISSGFPINGHPQFSPSLICSSFGSPIPSRGNFSQIYPSINISNLNRSTSPSISGSFDMNLQALDLLTSTRFGGSFGQPSHDNLGIYKDNISYDFDRMQNHMPSCSHSKISSIKTKETTEAKRPGSSLMEPKATLQAAPKKSRLETRASCPPFKVRKEKLGDRIAALQQLVAPFGKTDTASVLMEAIGYIKFLQNQVETLSVPYMKSSRNKSSRNSQSFQGPTVEEGNFEPKKDLRSRGLCLVPLSCMSYVTGDGGGSSGNIWPPPSFGGGT; encoded by the exons ATGGAGTCTGCTAATCTCCATCACCACCACCAGCATCAGCTTCAAGGCCAGCTTGTTAGGTCTTCTTCTTTATCTGCCCCATCTAACTATGGAGCTCCAAGCCCCCATGCCTGGACCCAAAACATCACTTT AAGTACTGGAAATCTCAACAATAATGAAGTTGCCATAAACCCAAGGCAGAAGACTGGAACTACTTCTATCTCTTCTCCTCTCAACAATCCCATGATACAAGACTTGGGTTTCCACTGGAATGTTAATAGCAATAATGCAGCAGCAGTAAGCCTCACAAACCACCAGACTTCTCATGATCATGACCTACAACTTGGCaaaatcaaagaagaagatgaacttTCAGATTCTTTCACCAAATTTACTGAAATGATAAACAGTACTTCTGCTGCTTCAAACACTGATCAAGATTCGCATCTATCATCCACAAGTTACATTAAAGATGAGCAAAAATATATGACTGACCTTAGCGAAAAGCTCTTGCTCAAGACTATCTCTTCTGGCTTTCCTATCAATGGGCATCCTCAGTTTTCTCCCTCACTAATTTGTTCTAGTTTTGGAAGTCCCATTCCCAGCAGAGGAAACTTTAGCCAGATATACCCCAGTATAAACATTTCAAACTTGAACCGGTCAACGTCGCCATCAATCTCAGGTTCTTTTGACATGAATTTGCAGGCTCTGGATCTCTTAACTTCTACAAGATTTGGTGGGAGCTTTGGGCAGCCTTCTCATGATAATCTTGGCATATATAAAGATAACATTTCTTATGATTTTGACCGTATGCAGAATCATATGCCATCATGTAGCCATAGTAAA ATATCTTCCATCAAAACCAAAGAAACAACGGAGGCAAAGAGGCCCGGCAGTAGCTTGATGGAGCCGAAGGCAACATTACAAGCTGCACCCAAGAAATCGCGATTGGAAACACGCGCTTCCTGTCCTCCCTTTAAG GTTAGGAAAGAGAAATTAGGAGATAGAATTGCAGCTCTGCAGCAATTGGTTGCACCATTTGGCAAG ACAGACACAGCATCCGTACTAATGGAGGCTATTGGATACATCAAATTCCTTCAAAACCAGGTCGAG ACACTAAGCGTGCCTTATATGAAGTCATCCCGCAACAAGAGCAGTAGGAATTCTCAATCa TTTCAGGGTCCAACCGTGGAGGAAGGGAATTTTGAGCCAAAGAAAGATTTAAGAAGTCGAGGGCTCTGTCTCGTTCCATTGTCTTGCATGTCTTACGTAACTGGCGACGGCGGTGGCAGTAGTGGAAACATCTGGCCGCCGCCTAGTTTTGGCGGAGGAACATAG
- the LOC8275766 gene encoding bifunctional nuclease 1, which produces MTSLQGPVICPAVRAKQAGTYTLPLNVPLFKARLVRSGLWRFKGISDYKTKLTGFSPQQARNTTLQCCLSSSSNGNGNTAENFNVNDEDYVHSSVVEAVEVKSGADGFMIKMRDGRHVRCVHNNPQGGHLPDYAPHPAIVLKMEDGTGLLLPIIVLEMPSVLLMAAVRNVQIARPTLYQVVKEMIEKMGYEVRLVRVTKRVHEAYFAQLYLTKVGNETQCVSFDLRPSDAINIAVRCKVPIQVNKYLAYSDGMRVIESGKITHSPGSDGLLFTELDRPTGQPCLDTKEFNLVSNLMNAVVEERYQDAAQWRDMLGQFRAKRNLKKYT; this is translated from the exons ATGACGTCACTGCAAGGACCAGTAATTTGCCCTGCTGTGCGTGCAAAACAAGCAGGAACTTACACTTTACCCTTGAACGTTCCGTTGTTTAAGGCTAGGCTTGTTAGAAGTGGATTATGGAGATTCAAGGGTATTAGTGATTACAAAACTAAATTGACTGGATTTTCTCCACAACAAGCGCGTAATACTACTCTACAGTGTTGTTTGAGTTCATCCTCTAATGGTAATGGAAATACAGCAGAGAATTTCAATGTAAATGATGAAGATTATGTACACTCTAGTGTAGTTGAAGCTG TTGAGGTGAAGAGTGGAGCAGATGGTTTCATGATTAAAATGAGGGACGGGAGACATGTAAGATGTGTCCATAATAACCCTCAAGGTGGGCATTTGCCAGACTACGCTCCGCATCCTGCAATTGTATTGAAGATGGAAGATGGGACTGGTTTACTCCTCCCAATAATCGTTT TGGAGATGCCAAGTGTGTTGCTAATGGCAGCTGTGCGCAATGTtcaaatt GCAAGACCAACTCTATATCAAGTTGTGAAGGAAATGATTGAGAAGATGGGTTATGAA GTCAGACTTGTTAGGGTTACTAAGAGGGTGCATGAGGCCTATTTTGCGCAGTTATATCTCACCAAG GTTGGCAATGAGACACAATGTGTCAGCTTTGATCTTCGTCCTTCAGATGCCATCAATATCGCAGTGAGATGCAAG GTACCAATTCAAGTGAACAAGTACCTGGCTTACAGCGATGGGATGAGAGTTATTGAATCTGGAAAGATAACACATTCACCTGGTTCAGATGGCTTATTATTTACTGAACTAGATCG GCCAACTGGTCAGCCTTGTCTTGACACCAAGGAGTTTAATCTTGTGTCCAACTTGATGAATGCGGTTGTTGAGGAACGCTACCAAGATGCTG CTCAATGGAGAGATATGCTTGGACAATTTCGTGCTAAAAGGAACTTGAAGAAATATACATGA
- the LOC8275767 gene encoding transcription factor bHLH110 isoform X4 translates to MESANLHHHHQHQLQGQLVRSSSLSAPSNYGAPSPHAWTQNITLSTGNLNNNEVAINPRQKTGTTSISSPLNNPMIQDLGFHWNVNSNNAAAVSLTNHQTSHDHDLQLGKIKEEDELSDSFTKFTEMINSTSAASNTDQDSHLSSTSYIKDEQKYMTDLSEKLLLKTISSGFPINGHPQFSPSLICSSFGSPIPSRGNFSQIYPSINISNLNRSTSPSISGSFDMNLQALDLLTSTRFGGSFGQPSHDNLGIYKDNISYDFDRMQNHMPSCSHSKISSIKTKETTEAKRPGSSLMEPKATLQAAPKKSRLETRASCPPFKVRKEKLGDRIAALQQLVAPFGKTDTASVLMEAIGYIKFLQNQVEFQGPTVEEGNFEPKKDLRSRGLCLVPLSCMSYVTGDGGGSSGNIWPPPSFGGGT, encoded by the exons ATGGAGTCTGCTAATCTCCATCACCACCACCAGCATCAGCTTCAAGGCCAGCTTGTTAGGTCTTCTTCTTTATCTGCCCCATCTAACTATGGAGCTCCAAGCCCCCATGCCTGGACCCAAAACATCACTTT AAGTACTGGAAATCTCAACAATAATGAAGTTGCCATAAACCCAAGGCAGAAGACTGGAACTACTTCTATCTCTTCTCCTCTCAACAATCCCATGATACAAGACTTGGGTTTCCACTGGAATGTTAATAGCAATAATGCAGCAGCAGTAAGCCTCACAAACCACCAGACTTCTCATGATCATGACCTACAACTTGGCaaaatcaaagaagaagatgaacttTCAGATTCTTTCACCAAATTTACTGAAATGATAAACAGTACTTCTGCTGCTTCAAACACTGATCAAGATTCGCATCTATCATCCACAAGTTACATTAAAGATGAGCAAAAATATATGACTGACCTTAGCGAAAAGCTCTTGCTCAAGACTATCTCTTCTGGCTTTCCTATCAATGGGCATCCTCAGTTTTCTCCCTCACTAATTTGTTCTAGTTTTGGAAGTCCCATTCCCAGCAGAGGAAACTTTAGCCAGATATACCCCAGTATAAACATTTCAAACTTGAACCGGTCAACGTCGCCATCAATCTCAGGTTCTTTTGACATGAATTTGCAGGCTCTGGATCTCTTAACTTCTACAAGATTTGGTGGGAGCTTTGGGCAGCCTTCTCATGATAATCTTGGCATATATAAAGATAACATTTCTTATGATTTTGACCGTATGCAGAATCATATGCCATCATGTAGCCATAGTAAA ATATCTTCCATCAAAACCAAAGAAACAACGGAGGCAAAGAGGCCCGGCAGTAGCTTGATGGAGCCGAAGGCAACATTACAAGCTGCACCCAAGAAATCGCGATTGGAAACACGCGCTTCCTGTCCTCCCTTTAAG GTTAGGAAAGAGAAATTAGGAGATAGAATTGCAGCTCTGCAGCAATTGGTTGCACCATTTGGCAAG ACAGACACAGCATCCGTACTAATGGAGGCTATTGGATACATCAAATTCCTTCAAAACCAGGTCGAG TTTCAGGGTCCAACCGTGGAGGAAGGGAATTTTGAGCCAAAGAAAGATTTAAGAAGTCGAGGGCTCTGTCTCGTTCCATTGTCTTGCATGTCTTACGTAACTGGCGACGGCGGTGGCAGTAGTGGAAACATCTGGCCGCCGCCTAGTTTTGGCGGAGGAACATAG
- the LOC8275767 gene encoding transcription factor bHLH110 isoform X2: MESANLHHHHQHQLQGQLVRSSSLSAPSNYGAPSPHAWTQNITFTGNLNNNEVAINPRQKTGTTSISSPLNNPMIQDLGFHWNVNSNNAAAVSLTNHQTSHDHDLQLGKIKEEDELSDSFTKFTEMINSTSAASNTDQDSHLSSTSYIKDEQKYMTDLSEKLLLKTISSGFPINGHPQFSPSLICSSFGSPIPSRGNFSQIYPSINISNLNRSTSPSISGSFDMNLQALDLLTSTRFGGSFGQPSHDNLGIYKDNISYDFDRMQNHMPSCSHSKISSIKTKETTEAKRPGSSLMEPKATLQAAPKKSRLETRASCPPFKVRKEKLGDRIAALQQLVAPFGKTDTASVLMEAIGYIKFLQNQVETLSVPYMKSSRNKSSRNSQSFQGPTVEEGNFEPKKDLRSRGLCLVPLSCMSYVTGDGGGSSGNIWPPPSFGGGT; encoded by the exons ATGGAGTCTGCTAATCTCCATCACCACCACCAGCATCAGCTTCAAGGCCAGCTTGTTAGGTCTTCTTCTTTATCTGCCCCATCTAACTATGGAGCTCCAAGCCCCCATGCCTGGACCCAAAACATCACTTT TACTGGAAATCTCAACAATAATGAAGTTGCCATAAACCCAAGGCAGAAGACTGGAACTACTTCTATCTCTTCTCCTCTCAACAATCCCATGATACAAGACTTGGGTTTCCACTGGAATGTTAATAGCAATAATGCAGCAGCAGTAAGCCTCACAAACCACCAGACTTCTCATGATCATGACCTACAACTTGGCaaaatcaaagaagaagatgaacttTCAGATTCTTTCACCAAATTTACTGAAATGATAAACAGTACTTCTGCTGCTTCAAACACTGATCAAGATTCGCATCTATCATCCACAAGTTACATTAAAGATGAGCAAAAATATATGACTGACCTTAGCGAAAAGCTCTTGCTCAAGACTATCTCTTCTGGCTTTCCTATCAATGGGCATCCTCAGTTTTCTCCCTCACTAATTTGTTCTAGTTTTGGAAGTCCCATTCCCAGCAGAGGAAACTTTAGCCAGATATACCCCAGTATAAACATTTCAAACTTGAACCGGTCAACGTCGCCATCAATCTCAGGTTCTTTTGACATGAATTTGCAGGCTCTGGATCTCTTAACTTCTACAAGATTTGGTGGGAGCTTTGGGCAGCCTTCTCATGATAATCTTGGCATATATAAAGATAACATTTCTTATGATTTTGACCGTATGCAGAATCATATGCCATCATGTAGCCATAGTAAA ATATCTTCCATCAAAACCAAAGAAACAACGGAGGCAAAGAGGCCCGGCAGTAGCTTGATGGAGCCGAAGGCAACATTACAAGCTGCACCCAAGAAATCGCGATTGGAAACACGCGCTTCCTGTCCTCCCTTTAAG GTTAGGAAAGAGAAATTAGGAGATAGAATTGCAGCTCTGCAGCAATTGGTTGCACCATTTGGCAAG ACAGACACAGCATCCGTACTAATGGAGGCTATTGGATACATCAAATTCCTTCAAAACCAGGTCGAG ACACTAAGCGTGCCTTATATGAAGTCATCCCGCAACAAGAGCAGTAGGAATTCTCAATCa TTTCAGGGTCCAACCGTGGAGGAAGGGAATTTTGAGCCAAAGAAAGATTTAAGAAGTCGAGGGCTCTGTCTCGTTCCATTGTCTTGCATGTCTTACGTAACTGGCGACGGCGGTGGCAGTAGTGGAAACATCTGGCCGCCGCCTAGTTTTGGCGGAGGAACATAG
- the LOC8275768 gene encoding cyclin-T1-3 isoform X1, with amino-acid sequence MAERRQDTATAMHISEKPQFHAGKWYFSRHEIERCSPSRKDGIDFEKESQLLRLYCLFIQDLGKKLKIPQVTIACALMLCHQFYMRQSHATNDWQTIATVSIFLACKIEDTPRLLRDVVVVAYEMIYKWDPSAPDRIRRTEFCDKQKELIISGETLLLTTIAFDLGIKLPYRPLFDALKKLKIFPDLAKVAWNFVNDWLSTTLCLQYKPHYIAAGSLFLAAKLQKLKLPTNKGKVWWMEFDISPKQLEEVIQEMVRLLEQDRKKALPPTDGRIAQSRASVGRMMTSSSQSTITSASIAGSHSNDGTVVESEVLGAINLKEVLPCQTSGSIVSSVINNDDGESQPGTGKFDLSSSCKIVSVRGFYSKIDANRIRETLKRRRLEGTAKKMSIETINADTDGEAWIEEELENGVELESASSKKNKQRKNVGFMGAEKQ; translated from the exons ATGGCAGAACGACGACAGGATACTGCCACTGCCATGCACATATCAGAAAAGCCTCAGTTTCATGCTGGTAAATGGTACTTCAGCAGGCATGAAATCGAGCGCTGTTCCCCGTCTAGAAAGGATGGAATTGACTTTGAGAAGGAGTCTCAATTACTGAGGTTGTACTGCTTGTTTATTCAAGACCTTGGCAAGAAGCTTAAAAT ACCTCAGGTGACAATAGCATGTGCATTGATGTTATGCCACCAGTTTTACATGCGTCAATCTCATGCGACAAATGATTGGCAG ACAATTGCAACTGTAAGCATTTTTCTTGCTTGCAAAATAGAAGACACCCCACGCTTGCTGAGGGATGTAGTTGTTGTGGCTTATGAGATGATATACAAATGGGATCCTTCTGCCCCAGACAGAATCCGAAGAACA gaaTTTTGTGACAAGCAGAAGGAATTGATTATAAGTGGAGAGACATTGTTATTGACAACAATTGCTTTTGATCTTGGTATCAAACTCCCCTACAGGCCACTTTTTGATGCTTTAAAGAAACTGAAGATATTCCCAGATCTTGCAAAAGTAGCATGGAATTTTGTAAATGATTG GCTTTCTACCACATTGTGCTTGCAGTACAAGCCCCATTACATTGCAGCTGGTTCTCTGTTCCTTGCTGCAAAACTTCAAAAACTGAAGCTGCCTACAAATAAGGGAAAGGTTTGGTGGATGGAGTTTGATATTTCACCTAAACAATTAGAGG AGGTCATCCAAGAGATGGTCCGGCTGTTGGAGCAAGACAGAAAGAAAGCGCTGCCTCCAACAGATGGAAGGATTGCTCAGTCTAGAGCTTCAGTTGGAAGGATGATGACTAGTAGCTCACAATCAACTATTACAAGTGCATCGATTGCTGGTTCACATTCTAATGATGGAACTGTGGTAGAATCCGAGGTATTGGGTGCGATAAACCTTAAGGAAGTTTTGCCATGTCAAACAAGCGGTAGTATTGTGAGCAGTGTTATTAACAATGATGATGGTGAGAGTCAACCGGGAACAGGGAAGTTTGATTTGAGTTCAAGCTGTAAGATTGTATCTGTTAGGGGTTTCTACAGTAAGATTGATGCTAACCGAATTAGAGAGACActgaagaggaggagattggaAGGAACTGCAAAAAAGATGTCTATTGAAACCATAAATGCTGATACTGATGGTGAAGCTTGGATAGAAGAGGAGCTGGAGAATGGCGTAGAGCTGGAATCTGcctcttcaaaaaaaaataaacaaaggaAG AATGTTGGCTTCATGGGAGCAGAGAAGCAGTGA
- the LOC8275768 gene encoding cyclin-T1-3 isoform X2: MLCHQFYMRQSHATNDWQTIATVSIFLACKIEDTPRLLRDVVVVAYEMIYKWDPSAPDRIRRTEFCDKQKELIISGETLLLTTIAFDLGIKLPYRPLFDALKKLKIFPDLAKVAWNFVNDWLSTTLCLQYKPHYIAAGSLFLAAKLQKLKLPTNKGKVWWMEFDISPKQLEEVIQEMVRLLEQDRKKALPPTDGRIAQSRASVGRMMTSSSQSTITSASIAGSHSNDGTVVESEVLGAINLKEVLPCQTSGSIVSSVINNDDGESQPGTGKFDLSSSCKIVSVRGFYSKIDANRIRETLKRRRLEGTAKKMSIETINADTDGEAWIEEELENGVELESASSKKNKQRKNVGFMGAEKQ, encoded by the exons ATGTTATGCCACCAGTTTTACATGCGTCAATCTCATGCGACAAATGATTGGCAG ACAATTGCAACTGTAAGCATTTTTCTTGCTTGCAAAATAGAAGACACCCCACGCTTGCTGAGGGATGTAGTTGTTGTGGCTTATGAGATGATATACAAATGGGATCCTTCTGCCCCAGACAGAATCCGAAGAACA gaaTTTTGTGACAAGCAGAAGGAATTGATTATAAGTGGAGAGACATTGTTATTGACAACAATTGCTTTTGATCTTGGTATCAAACTCCCCTACAGGCCACTTTTTGATGCTTTAAAGAAACTGAAGATATTCCCAGATCTTGCAAAAGTAGCATGGAATTTTGTAAATGATTG GCTTTCTACCACATTGTGCTTGCAGTACAAGCCCCATTACATTGCAGCTGGTTCTCTGTTCCTTGCTGCAAAACTTCAAAAACTGAAGCTGCCTACAAATAAGGGAAAGGTTTGGTGGATGGAGTTTGATATTTCACCTAAACAATTAGAGG AGGTCATCCAAGAGATGGTCCGGCTGTTGGAGCAAGACAGAAAGAAAGCGCTGCCTCCAACAGATGGAAGGATTGCTCAGTCTAGAGCTTCAGTTGGAAGGATGATGACTAGTAGCTCACAATCAACTATTACAAGTGCATCGATTGCTGGTTCACATTCTAATGATGGAACTGTGGTAGAATCCGAGGTATTGGGTGCGATAAACCTTAAGGAAGTTTTGCCATGTCAAACAAGCGGTAGTATTGTGAGCAGTGTTATTAACAATGATGATGGTGAGAGTCAACCGGGAACAGGGAAGTTTGATTTGAGTTCAAGCTGTAAGATTGTATCTGTTAGGGGTTTCTACAGTAAGATTGATGCTAACCGAATTAGAGAGACActgaagaggaggagattggaAGGAACTGCAAAAAAGATGTCTATTGAAACCATAAATGCTGATACTGATGGTGAAGCTTGGATAGAAGAGGAGCTGGAGAATGGCGTAGAGCTGGAATCTGcctcttcaaaaaaaaataaacaaaggaAG AATGTTGGCTTCATGGGAGCAGAGAAGCAGTGA
- the LOC8275767 gene encoding transcription factor bHLH110 isoform X5, which yields MESANLHHHHQHQLQGQLVRSSSLSAPSNYGAPSPHAWTQNITLSTGNLNNNEVAINPRQKTGTTSISSPLNNPMIQDLGFHWNVNSNNAAAVSLTNHQTSHDHDLQLGKIKEEDELSDSFTKFTEMINSTSAASNTDQDSHLSSTSYIKDEQKYMTDLSEKLLLKTISSGFPINGHPQFSPSLICSSFGSPIPSRGNFSQIYPSINISNLNRSTSPSISGSFDMNLQALDLLTSTRFGGSFGQPSHDNLGIYKDNISYDFDRMQNHMPSCSHSKISSIKTKETTEAKRPGSSLMEPKATLQAAPKKSRLETRASCPPFKVRKEKLGDRIAALQQLVAPFGKTDTASVLMEAIGYIKFLQNQVEGPTVEEGNFEPKKDLRSRGLCLVPLSCMSYVTGDGGGSSGNIWPPPSFGGGT from the exons ATGGAGTCTGCTAATCTCCATCACCACCACCAGCATCAGCTTCAAGGCCAGCTTGTTAGGTCTTCTTCTTTATCTGCCCCATCTAACTATGGAGCTCCAAGCCCCCATGCCTGGACCCAAAACATCACTTT AAGTACTGGAAATCTCAACAATAATGAAGTTGCCATAAACCCAAGGCAGAAGACTGGAACTACTTCTATCTCTTCTCCTCTCAACAATCCCATGATACAAGACTTGGGTTTCCACTGGAATGTTAATAGCAATAATGCAGCAGCAGTAAGCCTCACAAACCACCAGACTTCTCATGATCATGACCTACAACTTGGCaaaatcaaagaagaagatgaacttTCAGATTCTTTCACCAAATTTACTGAAATGATAAACAGTACTTCTGCTGCTTCAAACACTGATCAAGATTCGCATCTATCATCCACAAGTTACATTAAAGATGAGCAAAAATATATGACTGACCTTAGCGAAAAGCTCTTGCTCAAGACTATCTCTTCTGGCTTTCCTATCAATGGGCATCCTCAGTTTTCTCCCTCACTAATTTGTTCTAGTTTTGGAAGTCCCATTCCCAGCAGAGGAAACTTTAGCCAGATATACCCCAGTATAAACATTTCAAACTTGAACCGGTCAACGTCGCCATCAATCTCAGGTTCTTTTGACATGAATTTGCAGGCTCTGGATCTCTTAACTTCTACAAGATTTGGTGGGAGCTTTGGGCAGCCTTCTCATGATAATCTTGGCATATATAAAGATAACATTTCTTATGATTTTGACCGTATGCAGAATCATATGCCATCATGTAGCCATAGTAAA ATATCTTCCATCAAAACCAAAGAAACAACGGAGGCAAAGAGGCCCGGCAGTAGCTTGATGGAGCCGAAGGCAACATTACAAGCTGCACCCAAGAAATCGCGATTGGAAACACGCGCTTCCTGTCCTCCCTTTAAG GTTAGGAAAGAGAAATTAGGAGATAGAATTGCAGCTCTGCAGCAATTGGTTGCACCATTTGGCAAG ACAGACACAGCATCCGTACTAATGGAGGCTATTGGATACATCAAATTCCTTCAAAACCAGGTCGAG GGTCCAACCGTGGAGGAAGGGAATTTTGAGCCAAAGAAAGATTTAAGAAGTCGAGGGCTCTGTCTCGTTCCATTGTCTTGCATGTCTTACGTAACTGGCGACGGCGGTGGCAGTAGTGGAAACATCTGGCCGCCGCCTAGTTTTGGCGGAGGAACATAG